One window of the Lynx canadensis isolate LIC74 chromosome D3, mLynCan4.pri.v2, whole genome shotgun sequence genome contains the following:
- the CHFR gene encoding E3 ubiquitin-protein ligase CHFR isoform X1, producing MEQPGEGPQPPQQQPWGRLLRLGAGEGEPHVLLRKPEWTIGRRRGCDLSFPGNKLVSGDHCKIIVDEKSGQVSLEDTSTNGTVINKLKVVKKQTCPLQTGDVIYLVYRKNEPEYNVAYLYESLHEKQGITQDPFEANKENVFHVTKDTSGAGQGDDPQVLPSSPTTQACFEEPQPSTSTSDLFPTASTSSTEPTSAGQAPPFSPDFRDAGVSPKECGPSVANDEIPTFPSALPDREGAPFSLPGSRDQEDLEPVTKRMKAEGEAELSLQLLVADQCSDAHTALGGVRPEAVKPDKMEETLTCIICQDLLHDCVSLQPCMHTFCAACYSGWMERSAFCPTCRCPVERICKNHILNNLVEAYLLQHPDKSRSEEDMRSMAARNKITQDMLQPKVRRSFSDEEGSSEDLLELSDADSESSDISQPYIVCRQCPEYRRQAGQPLPCPGPGSEPGAAQAPGDAPSTSTSVTTAQDYVCALQGSHAICTCCFQPMPDRRAEREQDPRIAPQQCAVCLQPFCHLYWGCARAGCLGCLAPFCELDLGDRCLDGVLSNNHYESDILKNYLATRGLTWKNMLTESLVALQRGVFLLSDYRITGNTVLCYCCGLRSFRELTYQYRQNIPASELPVAVTSRPDCYWGRNCRTQVKAHHAMKFNHICEQTRFKN from the exons ATGGAGCAGCCCGGGGAAGGCCCGCAGCCGCCGCAGCAGCAGCCGTGGGGGAGACTCCTCCGCTTGGGCGCCGGCGAGGGCGAGCCGCACGTGCTCCTGAGGAAACCCGAGTGGACCATCGGGCGGAGAAGAG GTTGTGATCTTTCATTCCCTGGCAATAAACTGGTCTCTGGAGATCACTGTAAAATTATTGTGGATGAAAAATCTGGTCAGGTGTCGCTGGAAGATACCAG CACCAATGGAACAGTAATTAACAAGCTGAAGGTTGTTAAGAAGCAGACTTGTCCTTTGCAGACTGGGGATGTCATCTACTTGGTGTATAGGAAGAATGAGCCAGAATACA ACGTGGCATACCTCTACGAGTCTCTGCATGAAAAGCAAGGCATCACACAAGACCCCTTTG AAGCTAATAAAGAGAATGTGTTCCACGTGACCAAAGATACCTCAGGTGCAGGGCAAGGTGACGATCCCCAGGTCCTGCCGTCATCGCCCACCACTCAGGCGTGCTTTGAGGAACCACAGCCATCGACGTCGACCTCGGACCTCTTCCCCACGGCCTCTACCTCTTCCACGGAGCCCACCTCTGCGGGGCAGGCGCCTCCCTTCAGCCCTG ACTTCAGAGATGCAGGCGTCTCCCCAAAAGAATGTGGTCCGTCTGTGGCAAATGATGAAATCCCCACCTTCCCTTCGGCTCTcccagacagagaaggagcaccCTTCTCTCTGCCAGGGTCCCGGGACCAAGAGGATTTGGAGCCTGTCACGAAGAGAATGAAAGCAG AGGGGGAGGCCGAGCTGAGCCTGCAGTTGCTGGTTGCGGACCAGTGTAGCGACGCCCACACCGCCCTCGGGGGCGTCAGACCCGAGGCCGTGAAGCCGGACAAGATGGAGGAGACACTCACATGCATCATCTGCCAGGATTTGCTGCACGACTGCGTGAG CCTGCAGCCCTGCATGCACACCTTCTGTGCTGCCTGCTACTCAGGCTGGATGGAGCGCTCCGCCTTCTGCCCCACCTGCCGCTGTCCGGTGGAGAGGATCTGTAAAAACCACATCCTGAACAACCTGGTGGAGGCGTACCTTCTCCAGCACCCAG ACAAGAGTCGCAGCGAGGAAGACATGCGGAGCATGGCTGCCAGGAACAAGATCACTCAAGACATGCTGCAGCCCAAAGTCAGAAGgtctttctctgatgaggagGGCAGTTCGGAGGACCTGCTGGAGCTGTCAGACGCGGACAGCGAGTCCTCGGACATCAG CCAGCCGTACATCGTGTGCAGACAGTGCCCTGAGTACCGGAGGCAGGcgggccagcccctcccctgcccggggCCTGGCAGTGAGCCAGGGGCAGCACAGGCTCCTGGAGATGCACCGTCCACGTCCACCAGCGTCACGACAG CCCAGGATTACGTGTGTGCCCTGCAGGGAAGCCATGCCATCTGCACTTGCTGCTTCCAGCCCATGCCCGACCGGAGGGCAGAACGTGAGCAGGACCCTCGCATCGCCCCCCAGCAGT GTGCCGTTTGCCTGCAGCCTTTCTGCCACCTGTACTGGGGCTGCGCCCGGGCCGGCTGTCTCGGCTGCCTGGCCCCGTTCTGTG AGCTGGACCTGGGTGACAGGTGTCTGGACGGGGTTCTCAGCAATAATCACTATGAGTCGGACATCCTGAAG AATTACCTGGCAACCAGGGGTTTGACGTGGAAAAACATGTTGACTGAAAGTCTCGTGGCTCTGCAGAGGGGAGTGTTCCTGCTGTCTG ATTACAGAATCACAGGGAACACTGTGCTCTGTTACTGCTGTGGCCTGAGAAGCTTCCGAGAGCTGACCTACCAGTATCGGCAGAACATTCCTGCTTCCGAGTTGCCAG TGGCTGTAACATCCCGTCCTGACTGCTATTGGGGCCGCAACTGCCGCACTCAGGTGAAGGCCCACCACGCAAT GAAATTCAATCATATCTGTGAACAGACAAGGTTCAAGAACTGA
- the CHFR gene encoding E3 ubiquitin-protein ligase CHFR isoform X3, with amino-acid sequence MKNLVRCRWKIPDVAYLYESLHEKQGITQDPFEANKENVFHVTKDTSGAGQGDDPQVLPSSPTTQACFEEPQPSTSTSDLFPTASTSSTEPTSAGQAPPFSPDFRDAGVSPKECGPSVANDEIPTFPSALPDREGAPFSLPGSRDQEDLEPVTKRMKAEGEAELSLQLLVADQCSDAHTALGGVRPEAVKPDKMEETLTCIICQDLLHDCVSLQPCMHTFCAACYSGWMERSAFCPTCRCPVERICKNHILNNLVEAYLLQHPDKSRSEEDMRSMAARNKITQDMLQPKVRRSFSDEEGSSEDLLELSDADSESSDISQPYIVCRQCPEYRRQAGQPLPCPGPGSEPGAAQAPGDAPSTSTSVTTAQDYVCALQGSHAICTCCFQPMPDRRAEREQDPRIAPQQCAVCLQPFCHLYWGCARAGCLGCLAPFCELDLGDRCLDGVLSNNHYESDILKNYLATRGLTWKNMLTESLVALQRGVFLLSDYRITGNTVLCYCCGLRSFRELTYQYRQNIPASELPVAVTSRPDCYWGRNCRTQVKAHHAMKFNHICEQTRFKN; translated from the exons ATGAAAAATCTGGTCAGGTGTCGCTGGAAGATACCAG ACGTGGCATACCTCTACGAGTCTCTGCATGAAAAGCAAGGCATCACACAAGACCCCTTTG AAGCTAATAAAGAGAATGTGTTCCACGTGACCAAAGATACCTCAGGTGCAGGGCAAGGTGACGATCCCCAGGTCCTGCCGTCATCGCCCACCACTCAGGCGTGCTTTGAGGAACCACAGCCATCGACGTCGACCTCGGACCTCTTCCCCACGGCCTCTACCTCTTCCACGGAGCCCACCTCTGCGGGGCAGGCGCCTCCCTTCAGCCCTG ACTTCAGAGATGCAGGCGTCTCCCCAAAAGAATGTGGTCCGTCTGTGGCAAATGATGAAATCCCCACCTTCCCTTCGGCTCTcccagacagagaaggagcaccCTTCTCTCTGCCAGGGTCCCGGGACCAAGAGGATTTGGAGCCTGTCACGAAGAGAATGAAAGCAG AGGGGGAGGCCGAGCTGAGCCTGCAGTTGCTGGTTGCGGACCAGTGTAGCGACGCCCACACCGCCCTCGGGGGCGTCAGACCCGAGGCCGTGAAGCCGGACAAGATGGAGGAGACACTCACATGCATCATCTGCCAGGATTTGCTGCACGACTGCGTGAG CCTGCAGCCCTGCATGCACACCTTCTGTGCTGCCTGCTACTCAGGCTGGATGGAGCGCTCCGCCTTCTGCCCCACCTGCCGCTGTCCGGTGGAGAGGATCTGTAAAAACCACATCCTGAACAACCTGGTGGAGGCGTACCTTCTCCAGCACCCAG ACAAGAGTCGCAGCGAGGAAGACATGCGGAGCATGGCTGCCAGGAACAAGATCACTCAAGACATGCTGCAGCCCAAAGTCAGAAGgtctttctctgatgaggagGGCAGTTCGGAGGACCTGCTGGAGCTGTCAGACGCGGACAGCGAGTCCTCGGACATCAG CCAGCCGTACATCGTGTGCAGACAGTGCCCTGAGTACCGGAGGCAGGcgggccagcccctcccctgcccggggCCTGGCAGTGAGCCAGGGGCAGCACAGGCTCCTGGAGATGCACCGTCCACGTCCACCAGCGTCACGACAG CCCAGGATTACGTGTGTGCCCTGCAGGGAAGCCATGCCATCTGCACTTGCTGCTTCCAGCCCATGCCCGACCGGAGGGCAGAACGTGAGCAGGACCCTCGCATCGCCCCCCAGCAGT GTGCCGTTTGCCTGCAGCCTTTCTGCCACCTGTACTGGGGCTGCGCCCGGGCCGGCTGTCTCGGCTGCCTGGCCCCGTTCTGTG AGCTGGACCTGGGTGACAGGTGTCTGGACGGGGTTCTCAGCAATAATCACTATGAGTCGGACATCCTGAAG AATTACCTGGCAACCAGGGGTTTGACGTGGAAAAACATGTTGACTGAAAGTCTCGTGGCTCTGCAGAGGGGAGTGTTCCTGCTGTCTG ATTACAGAATCACAGGGAACACTGTGCTCTGTTACTGCTGTGGCCTGAGAAGCTTCCGAGAGCTGACCTACCAGTATCGGCAGAACATTCCTGCTTCCGAGTTGCCAG TGGCTGTAACATCCCGTCCTGACTGCTATTGGGGCCGCAACTGCCGCACTCAGGTGAAGGCCCACCACGCAAT GAAATTCAATCATATCTGTGAACAGACAAGGTTCAAGAACTGA
- the CHFR gene encoding E3 ubiquitin-protein ligase CHFR isoform X2 yields the protein MEQPGEGPQPPQQQPWGRLLRLGAGEGEPHVLLRKPEWTIGRRRGCDLSFPGNKLVSGDHCKIIVDEKSGQVSLEDTSTNGTVINKLKVVKKQTCPLQTGDVIYLVYRKNEPEYNVAYLYESLHEKQGITQDPFEANKENVFHVTKDTSGAGQGDDPQVLPSSPTTQACFEEPQPSTSTSDLFPTASTSSTEPTSAGQAPPFSPDFRDAGVSPKECGPSVANDEIPTFPSALPDREGAPFSLPGSRDQEDLEPVTKRMKAEGEAELSLQLLVADQCSDAHTALGGVRPEAVKPDKMEETLTCIICQDLLHDCVSLQPCMHTFCAACYSGWMERSAFCPTCRCPVERICKNHILNNLVEAYLLQHPDKSRSEEDMRSMAARNKITQDMLQPKVRRSFSDEEGSSEDLLELSDADSESSDISQPYIVCRQCPEYRRQAGQPLPCPGPGSEPGAAQAPGDAPSTSTSVTTAQDYVCALQGSHAICTCCFQPMPDRRAEREQDPRIAPQQCAVCLQPFCHLYWGCARAGCLGCLAPFCELDLGDRCLDGVLSNNHYESDILKNYLATRGLTWKNMLTESLVALQRGVFLLSVYKATAILLFWKHDAA from the exons ATGGAGCAGCCCGGGGAAGGCCCGCAGCCGCCGCAGCAGCAGCCGTGGGGGAGACTCCTCCGCTTGGGCGCCGGCGAGGGCGAGCCGCACGTGCTCCTGAGGAAACCCGAGTGGACCATCGGGCGGAGAAGAG GTTGTGATCTTTCATTCCCTGGCAATAAACTGGTCTCTGGAGATCACTGTAAAATTATTGTGGATGAAAAATCTGGTCAGGTGTCGCTGGAAGATACCAG CACCAATGGAACAGTAATTAACAAGCTGAAGGTTGTTAAGAAGCAGACTTGTCCTTTGCAGACTGGGGATGTCATCTACTTGGTGTATAGGAAGAATGAGCCAGAATACA ACGTGGCATACCTCTACGAGTCTCTGCATGAAAAGCAAGGCATCACACAAGACCCCTTTG AAGCTAATAAAGAGAATGTGTTCCACGTGACCAAAGATACCTCAGGTGCAGGGCAAGGTGACGATCCCCAGGTCCTGCCGTCATCGCCCACCACTCAGGCGTGCTTTGAGGAACCACAGCCATCGACGTCGACCTCGGACCTCTTCCCCACGGCCTCTACCTCTTCCACGGAGCCCACCTCTGCGGGGCAGGCGCCTCCCTTCAGCCCTG ACTTCAGAGATGCAGGCGTCTCCCCAAAAGAATGTGGTCCGTCTGTGGCAAATGATGAAATCCCCACCTTCCCTTCGGCTCTcccagacagagaaggagcaccCTTCTCTCTGCCAGGGTCCCGGGACCAAGAGGATTTGGAGCCTGTCACGAAGAGAATGAAAGCAG AGGGGGAGGCCGAGCTGAGCCTGCAGTTGCTGGTTGCGGACCAGTGTAGCGACGCCCACACCGCCCTCGGGGGCGTCAGACCCGAGGCCGTGAAGCCGGACAAGATGGAGGAGACACTCACATGCATCATCTGCCAGGATTTGCTGCACGACTGCGTGAG CCTGCAGCCCTGCATGCACACCTTCTGTGCTGCCTGCTACTCAGGCTGGATGGAGCGCTCCGCCTTCTGCCCCACCTGCCGCTGTCCGGTGGAGAGGATCTGTAAAAACCACATCCTGAACAACCTGGTGGAGGCGTACCTTCTCCAGCACCCAG ACAAGAGTCGCAGCGAGGAAGACATGCGGAGCATGGCTGCCAGGAACAAGATCACTCAAGACATGCTGCAGCCCAAAGTCAGAAGgtctttctctgatgaggagGGCAGTTCGGAGGACCTGCTGGAGCTGTCAGACGCGGACAGCGAGTCCTCGGACATCAG CCAGCCGTACATCGTGTGCAGACAGTGCCCTGAGTACCGGAGGCAGGcgggccagcccctcccctgcccggggCCTGGCAGTGAGCCAGGGGCAGCACAGGCTCCTGGAGATGCACCGTCCACGTCCACCAGCGTCACGACAG CCCAGGATTACGTGTGTGCCCTGCAGGGAAGCCATGCCATCTGCACTTGCTGCTTCCAGCCCATGCCCGACCGGAGGGCAGAACGTGAGCAGGACCCTCGCATCGCCCCCCAGCAGT GTGCCGTTTGCCTGCAGCCTTTCTGCCACCTGTACTGGGGCTGCGCCCGGGCCGGCTGTCTCGGCTGCCTGGCCCCGTTCTGTG AGCTGGACCTGGGTGACAGGTGTCTGGACGGGGTTCTCAGCAATAATCACTATGAGTCGGACATCCTGAAG AATTACCTGGCAACCAGGGGTTTGACGTGGAAAAACATGTTGACTGAAAGTCTCGTGGCTCTGCAGAGGGGAGTGTTCCTGCTGTCTG TTTACAAGGCCACAGCTATTCTGCTGTTCTGGAAACATGATGCTGCCTGA